One window of Athalia rosae chromosome 4, iyAthRosa1.1, whole genome shotgun sequence genomic DNA carries:
- the LOC105692684 gene encoding cytochrome b5 reductase 4 isoform X1 produces MEVHEVDADKVSTAKSGEDSSLNTKISKDFGPHREKLMKVNLPPKPPVSPTSLLAQNIALLPTGVARVTQSQQTNPPVKMNSPYPAGSSTGSATGNPRNKTALAPGHSLMDWIRLGASGVDLTGVGGVPQNISPSELARHDKPNDAWIAIRGVVYNVTRYMDFHPGGVPELMKGVGKDATKLFDDVHAWVNYQSILQKCVIGRLNRSASDCPLPSPQAKTPSPSSASSPSALPTPSNKENSTNDSVAPVAPQPRMDWIQTSNTITLFYYSIRDYPAVGYQLTRISDVKYHIRFSLEKDIVTHEVELSGAVNWPPKWKRNFESMKIEFTFIKKEPKLWKTYGTMSACHESNKKQRIYREYRVVSNTSLCKLVRLLVLRADQYLEIIPIGRHVEARLNIMGTEVSRMYTPVPPYLHPDDIAPKYESDCICLMVKTYTDGALTPTMTTLKSGEILTLSNSLGTFVAENFQDFTIIHMIAAGTGLTAMLPNIQWALGRRNVSRINLINLNKNEDNIFYATELDRIASGEPRFTVTHVLSHPGDSWTGRRGEISTDLLRELLGSSSNQACVFNCGPRSFIQLTRKMLCDLGWKSNQLHEFDD; encoded by the exons ATGGAAGTCCACGAAGTTGATGCCGACAAAGTGAGCACTGCCAAATCGGGGGAGGATTCTTcattgaatacaaaaatttctaaagatTTTGGGCCGCATCGGGAAAAACTGATGAAAGTAAACCTGCCCCCAAAACCACCAGTATCACCCACGAGCCTTTTAGCCCAAAATATCGCGCTTTTGCCGACTGGGGTGGCCAGGGTAACGCAATCGCAACAGACAAATCCTCCTGTTAAGATGAATTCACCTTATCCTGCAGGATCGTCTACGGGGTCTGCAACCg GAAATCCACGAAACAAAACAGCCCTGGCCCCAGGGCATAGCTTGATGGACTGGATCCGGCTCGGGGCTTCGGGGGTGGATTTGACGGGGGTAGGTGGTGTACCTCAAAACATTAGCCCTTCCGAACTCGCTCGACATGACAAGCCGAATGACGCTTGGATCGCGATTCGAG GAGTCGTGTACAACGTGACGAGGTACATGGATTTTCATCCCGGTGGAGTACCTGAACTCATGAAGGGTGTGGGGAAAGATGCGACGAAGTTATTTGACGAC GTGCATGCGTGGGTCAACTACCAAAGTATTCTACAAAAGTGTGTCATTGGCAGGTTGAATCGCTCAGCTAGCGACTGTCCACTTCCATCTCCACAGGCAAAAACTCCTTCCCCATCATCTGCATCTTCACCATCTGCTCTGCCTACACCATCTAACA AAGAGAATTCAACAAATGACAGTGTTGCTCCAGTTGCACCTCAACCGCGAATGGATTGGATTCAAACGAGCAATACCATaactttgttttattattctatACGTGATTATCCAGCAGTAGGCTATCAGTTGACGCGAATCTCTGATGTTAAATATcatattcgattttctttggaaaaggATATTGTCACACATGAAGTTGAACTATCTGGTGCTGTTAATTGGCCAccaaaatggaaaagaaactTTGAATCAATGAAG aTTGAATTCACCTTCATTAAAAAAGAGCCGAAGCTGTGGAAAACTTACGGGACCATGTCTGCATGCCACGAATCAAACAAAAAGCAGAGAATTTATAGAGAATACCGAGTGGTTAGCAACACGTCGCTTTGTAAATTGGTTCGTCTTTTAGTTTTACGTGCGGATCAATATTTGGAAATAATACCAATTGGCAGACACGTTGAAGCCAGACTAAATATTATGG GCACAGAAGTTTCACGAATGTATACTCCAGTTCCACCCTATCTCCATCCTGATGATATTGCTCCCAAGTACGAATCGGATTGCATTTGCTTGATGGTGAAAACGTATACCGATGGTGCACTCACTCCTACAATGACTACTCTAAAATCAGGGGAGATTTTGACACTGAGTAATAGTCTCGGAACTTTTGTagcagaaaatttccaagacTTTACCATCATTCACATGATAGCCGCAGGCACTGGTCTTACCGCTATGCTTCCCAATATCCAATGGGCACTCGGCAGACGTAACGT aAGCCGTATCAATCTCatcaatttgaataaaaacgaagacaATATATTTTATGCCACGGAATTGGACAGAATAGCTTCAGGAGAACCCAG ATTCACAGTTACTCACGTTTTGTCACATCCAGGTGATTCTTGGACGGGTCGTCGCGGTGAAATTTCCACTGATCTCTTGCGAGAGTTGTTGGGTTCCAGCTCCAATCAAGCATGCGTTTTCAACTGTGGACCCAGATCATTTATCCAGTTGACTAGGAA GATGCTTTGTGACCTTGGTTGGAAATCAAACCAGCTGCATGAGTTCGACGATTAA
- the LOC105692685 gene encoding fatty-acid amide hydrolase 2-B isoform X3: MSSKRKQQPRKMQAFIQIVNVLHRIIELIARGIFTLIAYICHPNECQPPVTNRILLYSASTLAAQIRQQEITSEEVVLAFIDRIKEIQPILNCMVENRFEAALEEAKKCDKMLRSPNAPSIKVLTKEKPFLGVPFTTKDCIGIAGMKQTAGLVERRNTVAERDAEAVRLLRAAGAIPLATTNVSELAMWWESSNCLYGTSKNPYNTRHIVGGSSGGEGCILAAAGSPFGIGSDIGGSIRMPSFFNGIFGHRTSKGVVSNDGQYPSPHQKELDELLSLGPMCRNPFDLLPMLRVLAGKNASMLKLDDKVDISKIKFYYMEDDGGQLLVSPVEPEIKEGLKRVVDYLERVHNVKAKKVNIKKFKKSIELWLANMSAKDGKGFAWELSNRTGDLNIWWKFAQWFTFMGHHTLIALITVLVESFGIKYGTEKHVKLIQESRDLILEFKDMLGDDGVFLYPTHPTAAPMHHEPLIKPFNFSYTAIINIMGLPATACPLGLNKEGLPIGIQVIGGLYQDHLTLAVAEELGRAFGGWIPPPLIENGKTIQVPTNIALYT; the protein is encoded by the exons ATGTCAAGCAAACGAAAACAGCAACCAAGGAAAATGCAGGCCTTCATTCAAATCGTCAATGTTTTGCATCGGATTATCGAATTAATAGCCAGAGGTATCTTTACTCTCATTGCATACATCTGTCATCCGAACGAATGTCAGCCTCCGGTAACAAATCGCATTCTGCTATACAGTGCATCGACTTTAGCTGCTCAAATACGACAGCAAGAG ATTACTTCGGAAGAAGTGGTACTAGCTTTCATAGATAGAATTAAAGAAATTCAACCAATTTTGAATTGTATGGTTGAGAACCGTTTTGAGGCAGCATTAGAAGAGGCAAAGAAATGTGATAAGATGCTGAGATCTCCAAACGCACCATCCATCAAAGTCTTGACAAAGGAAAAACCTTTTCTTGGAGTACCATTTACGACTAAG GACTGTATAGGAATTGCAGGAATGAAACAAACTGCAGGTTTGGTAGAGCGCCGAAACACAGTAGCTGAAAGAGATGCTGAAGCAGTAAGATTATTGAGAGCTGCAGGTGCTATACCTCTCGCCACAACCAACGTTTCTGAATTAGCCATGTGGTGGGAAAGCAGCAATTGTTTATATGGCACCAGTAAAAATCCATACAACACGAG GCATATTGTGGGAGGCTCATCTGGTGGTGAGGGTTGTATACTCGCTGCAGCTGGATCACCATTTGGGATTGGCTCAGATATTGGTGGTTCGATCCGTATGCCTAGCTTTTTCAATGGAATTTTTGGTCATAGAACTTCTAAAG GTGTTGTATCAAACGATGGGCAATATCCAAGTCCTCATCAGAAGGAACTGGATGAACTTCTTAGCCTTGGTCCGATGTGCCGGAATCCATTCGATTTATTACCCATGCTCAGGGTATTGGCGGGCAAGAATGCCAGCATGCTTAAATTAGATGATAAAGtcgatatttcaaaaatcaag TTCTATTACATGGAAGACGATGGTGGGCAGTTGCTTGTTTCTCCGGTAGAACCTGAGATAAAAGAAGGTCTGAAACGAGTAGTTGATTATCTTGAAAGAGTTCATAATGTTAAGGCAAAGAAAGTTAACataaaaaagttcaaaaagAGTATAGAATTATGGTTGGCAAATATGAGTGCAAAAGATGGGAAGGGTTTTGCATGGGAATTGTCCAACAGAACGGGAGATCTAAACATATGGTGGAAGTTTGCACAATGGTTCACCTTTATGGGTCACCACACATTAATAGCCTTGATTACTGTATTAGTCGAAAGTTTTGGAATCAAGTATGGAACTGAGAAACACGTGAAACTTATTCAAGAGAGTAGAGATCTCATCTTGGAATTCAAg GACATGTTGGGTGATGATGGTGTTTTTCTATACCCAACTCATCCTACAGCAGCTCCAATGCATCATGAACCTCTAATAAagcctttcaatttttcctataCTGCTATAATTAACATAATGGGTTTACCCGCAACCGCTTGCCCATTAGGACTCAATAAAGAAGGCCTTCCTATCGGCATACAG GTCATCGGTGGACTATATCAAGACCATTTAACACTTGCCGTCGCGGAAGAACTTGGACGCGCATTTGGGGGTTGGATCCCTCCGCCGCTTATTGAAAATGGGAAAACTATTCAAGTTCCGACGAACATAGCATTATACACGTAG
- the LOC105692685 gene encoding fatty-acid amide hydrolase 2-B isoform X2, whose protein sequence is MESREMQRPVLQIVGAHMSSKRKQQPRKMQAFIQIVNVLHRIIELIARGIFTLIAYICHPNECQPPVTNRILLYSASTLAAQIRQQEITSEEVVLAFIDRIKEIQPILNCMVENRFEAALEEAKKCDKMLRSPNAPSIKVLTKEKPFLGVPFTTKDCIGIAGMKQTAGLVERRNTVAERDAEAVRLLRAAGAIPLATTNVSELAMWWESSNCLYGTSKNPYNTRHIVGGSSGGEGCILAAAGSPFGIGSDIGGSIRMPSFFNGIFGHRTSKGVVSNDGQYPSPHQKELDELLSLGPMCRNPFDLLPMLRVLAGKNASMLKLDDKVDISKIKFYYMEDDGGQLLVSPVEPEIKEGLKRVVDYLERVHNVKAKKVNIKKFKKSIELWLANMSAKDGKGFAWELSNRTGDLNIWWKFAQWFTFMGHHTLIALITVLVESFGIKYGTEKHVKLIQESRDLILEFKDMLGDDGVFLYPTHPTAAPMHHEPLIKPFNFSYTAIINIMGLPATACPLGLNKEGLPIGIQVIGGLYQDHLTLAVAEELGRAFGGWIPPPLIENGKTIQVPTNIALYT, encoded by the exons ATGGAATCAAGAGAGATGCAAAGACCTGTATTGCAAATTGTAGGAGCACAT ATGTCAAGCAAACGAAAACAGCAACCAAGGAAAATGCAGGCCTTCATTCAAATCGTCAATGTTTTGCATCGGATTATCGAATTAATAGCCAGAGGTATCTTTACTCTCATTGCATACATCTGTCATCCGAACGAATGTCAGCCTCCGGTAACAAATCGCATTCTGCTATACAGTGCATCGACTTTAGCTGCTCAAATACGACAGCAAGAG ATTACTTCGGAAGAAGTGGTACTAGCTTTCATAGATAGAATTAAAGAAATTCAACCAATTTTGAATTGTATGGTTGAGAACCGTTTTGAGGCAGCATTAGAAGAGGCAAAGAAATGTGATAAGATGCTGAGATCTCCAAACGCACCATCCATCAAAGTCTTGACAAAGGAAAAACCTTTTCTTGGAGTACCATTTACGACTAAG GACTGTATAGGAATTGCAGGAATGAAACAAACTGCAGGTTTGGTAGAGCGCCGAAACACAGTAGCTGAAAGAGATGCTGAAGCAGTAAGATTATTGAGAGCTGCAGGTGCTATACCTCTCGCCACAACCAACGTTTCTGAATTAGCCATGTGGTGGGAAAGCAGCAATTGTTTATATGGCACCAGTAAAAATCCATACAACACGAG GCATATTGTGGGAGGCTCATCTGGTGGTGAGGGTTGTATACTCGCTGCAGCTGGATCACCATTTGGGATTGGCTCAGATATTGGTGGTTCGATCCGTATGCCTAGCTTTTTCAATGGAATTTTTGGTCATAGAACTTCTAAAG GTGTTGTATCAAACGATGGGCAATATCCAAGTCCTCATCAGAAGGAACTGGATGAACTTCTTAGCCTTGGTCCGATGTGCCGGAATCCATTCGATTTATTACCCATGCTCAGGGTATTGGCGGGCAAGAATGCCAGCATGCTTAAATTAGATGATAAAGtcgatatttcaaaaatcaag TTCTATTACATGGAAGACGATGGTGGGCAGTTGCTTGTTTCTCCGGTAGAACCTGAGATAAAAGAAGGTCTGAAACGAGTAGTTGATTATCTTGAAAGAGTTCATAATGTTAAGGCAAAGAAAGTTAACataaaaaagttcaaaaagAGTATAGAATTATGGTTGGCAAATATGAGTGCAAAAGATGGGAAGGGTTTTGCATGGGAATTGTCCAACAGAACGGGAGATCTAAACATATGGTGGAAGTTTGCACAATGGTTCACCTTTATGGGTCACCACACATTAATAGCCTTGATTACTGTATTAGTCGAAAGTTTTGGAATCAAGTATGGAACTGAGAAACACGTGAAACTTATTCAAGAGAGTAGAGATCTCATCTTGGAATTCAAg GACATGTTGGGTGATGATGGTGTTTTTCTATACCCAACTCATCCTACAGCAGCTCCAATGCATCATGAACCTCTAATAAagcctttcaatttttcctataCTGCTATAATTAACATAATGGGTTTACCCGCAACCGCTTGCCCATTAGGACTCAATAAAGAAGGCCTTCCTATCGGCATACAG GTCATCGGTGGACTATATCAAGACCATTTAACACTTGCCGTCGCGGAAGAACTTGGACGCGCATTTGGGGGTTGGATCCCTCCGCCGCTTATTGAAAATGGGAAAACTATTCAAGTTCCGACGAACATAGCATTATACACGTAG
- the LOC105692684 gene encoding cytochrome b5 reductase 4 isoform X2 codes for MAKCCGASTIFAIKDSSSSPHTTGLHLQDGNPRNKTALAPGHSLMDWIRLGASGVDLTGVGGVPQNISPSELARHDKPNDAWIAIRGVVYNVTRYMDFHPGGVPELMKGVGKDATKLFDDVHAWVNYQSILQKCVIGRLNRSASDCPLPSPQAKTPSPSSASSPSALPTPSNKENSTNDSVAPVAPQPRMDWIQTSNTITLFYYSIRDYPAVGYQLTRISDVKYHIRFSLEKDIVTHEVELSGAVNWPPKWKRNFESMKIEFTFIKKEPKLWKTYGTMSACHESNKKQRIYREYRVVSNTSLCKLVRLLVLRADQYLEIIPIGRHVEARLNIMGTEVSRMYTPVPPYLHPDDIAPKYESDCICLMVKTYTDGALTPTMTTLKSGEILTLSNSLGTFVAENFQDFTIIHMIAAGTGLTAMLPNIQWALGRRNVSRINLINLNKNEDNIFYATELDRIASGEPRFTVTHVLSHPGDSWTGRRGEISTDLLRELLGSSSNQACVFNCGPRSFIQLTRKMLCDLGWKSNQLHEFDD; via the exons ATGGCGAAATGTTGCGGCGCGTCTACGATCTTCGCCATAAAAGATAGTAGTAGTTCACCACACACAACAGGTCTTCATCTTCAGGATG GAAATCCACGAAACAAAACAGCCCTGGCCCCAGGGCATAGCTTGATGGACTGGATCCGGCTCGGGGCTTCGGGGGTGGATTTGACGGGGGTAGGTGGTGTACCTCAAAACATTAGCCCTTCCGAACTCGCTCGACATGACAAGCCGAATGACGCTTGGATCGCGATTCGAG GAGTCGTGTACAACGTGACGAGGTACATGGATTTTCATCCCGGTGGAGTACCTGAACTCATGAAGGGTGTGGGGAAAGATGCGACGAAGTTATTTGACGAC GTGCATGCGTGGGTCAACTACCAAAGTATTCTACAAAAGTGTGTCATTGGCAGGTTGAATCGCTCAGCTAGCGACTGTCCACTTCCATCTCCACAGGCAAAAACTCCTTCCCCATCATCTGCATCTTCACCATCTGCTCTGCCTACACCATCTAACA AAGAGAATTCAACAAATGACAGTGTTGCTCCAGTTGCACCTCAACCGCGAATGGATTGGATTCAAACGAGCAATACCATaactttgttttattattctatACGTGATTATCCAGCAGTAGGCTATCAGTTGACGCGAATCTCTGATGTTAAATATcatattcgattttctttggaaaaggATATTGTCACACATGAAGTTGAACTATCTGGTGCTGTTAATTGGCCAccaaaatggaaaagaaactTTGAATCAATGAAG aTTGAATTCACCTTCATTAAAAAAGAGCCGAAGCTGTGGAAAACTTACGGGACCATGTCTGCATGCCACGAATCAAACAAAAAGCAGAGAATTTATAGAGAATACCGAGTGGTTAGCAACACGTCGCTTTGTAAATTGGTTCGTCTTTTAGTTTTACGTGCGGATCAATATTTGGAAATAATACCAATTGGCAGACACGTTGAAGCCAGACTAAATATTATGG GCACAGAAGTTTCACGAATGTATACTCCAGTTCCACCCTATCTCCATCCTGATGATATTGCTCCCAAGTACGAATCGGATTGCATTTGCTTGATGGTGAAAACGTATACCGATGGTGCACTCACTCCTACAATGACTACTCTAAAATCAGGGGAGATTTTGACACTGAGTAATAGTCTCGGAACTTTTGTagcagaaaatttccaagacTTTACCATCATTCACATGATAGCCGCAGGCACTGGTCTTACCGCTATGCTTCCCAATATCCAATGGGCACTCGGCAGACGTAACGT aAGCCGTATCAATCTCatcaatttgaataaaaacgaagacaATATATTTTATGCCACGGAATTGGACAGAATAGCTTCAGGAGAACCCAG ATTCACAGTTACTCACGTTTTGTCACATCCAGGTGATTCTTGGACGGGTCGTCGCGGTGAAATTTCCACTGATCTCTTGCGAGAGTTGTTGGGTTCCAGCTCCAATCAAGCATGCGTTTTCAACTGTGGACCCAGATCATTTATCCAGTTGACTAGGAA GATGCTTTGTGACCTTGGTTGGAAATCAAACCAGCTGCATGAGTTCGACGATTAA
- the LOC105692685 gene encoding fatty-acid amide hydrolase 2-B isoform X1, which translates to MRENFFKKVVKQQTKTKWKKYIRSLMSSKRKQQPRKMQAFIQIVNVLHRIIELIARGIFTLIAYICHPNECQPPVTNRILLYSASTLAAQIRQQEITSEEVVLAFIDRIKEIQPILNCMVENRFEAALEEAKKCDKMLRSPNAPSIKVLTKEKPFLGVPFTTKDCIGIAGMKQTAGLVERRNTVAERDAEAVRLLRAAGAIPLATTNVSELAMWWESSNCLYGTSKNPYNTRHIVGGSSGGEGCILAAAGSPFGIGSDIGGSIRMPSFFNGIFGHRTSKGVVSNDGQYPSPHQKELDELLSLGPMCRNPFDLLPMLRVLAGKNASMLKLDDKVDISKIKFYYMEDDGGQLLVSPVEPEIKEGLKRVVDYLERVHNVKAKKVNIKKFKKSIELWLANMSAKDGKGFAWELSNRTGDLNIWWKFAQWFTFMGHHTLIALITVLVESFGIKYGTEKHVKLIQESRDLILEFKDMLGDDGVFLYPTHPTAAPMHHEPLIKPFNFSYTAIINIMGLPATACPLGLNKEGLPIGIQVIGGLYQDHLTLAVAEELGRAFGGWIPPPLIENGKTIQVPTNIALYT; encoded by the exons ATGAGGGAGAATTTCTTTAAGAAAGTAGTtaaacaacaaacaaaaacaaagtgGAAGAAATATATTCGATCTTTG ATGTCAAGCAAACGAAAACAGCAACCAAGGAAAATGCAGGCCTTCATTCAAATCGTCAATGTTTTGCATCGGATTATCGAATTAATAGCCAGAGGTATCTTTACTCTCATTGCATACATCTGTCATCCGAACGAATGTCAGCCTCCGGTAACAAATCGCATTCTGCTATACAGTGCATCGACTTTAGCTGCTCAAATACGACAGCAAGAG ATTACTTCGGAAGAAGTGGTACTAGCTTTCATAGATAGAATTAAAGAAATTCAACCAATTTTGAATTGTATGGTTGAGAACCGTTTTGAGGCAGCATTAGAAGAGGCAAAGAAATGTGATAAGATGCTGAGATCTCCAAACGCACCATCCATCAAAGTCTTGACAAAGGAAAAACCTTTTCTTGGAGTACCATTTACGACTAAG GACTGTATAGGAATTGCAGGAATGAAACAAACTGCAGGTTTGGTAGAGCGCCGAAACACAGTAGCTGAAAGAGATGCTGAAGCAGTAAGATTATTGAGAGCTGCAGGTGCTATACCTCTCGCCACAACCAACGTTTCTGAATTAGCCATGTGGTGGGAAAGCAGCAATTGTTTATATGGCACCAGTAAAAATCCATACAACACGAG GCATATTGTGGGAGGCTCATCTGGTGGTGAGGGTTGTATACTCGCTGCAGCTGGATCACCATTTGGGATTGGCTCAGATATTGGTGGTTCGATCCGTATGCCTAGCTTTTTCAATGGAATTTTTGGTCATAGAACTTCTAAAG GTGTTGTATCAAACGATGGGCAATATCCAAGTCCTCATCAGAAGGAACTGGATGAACTTCTTAGCCTTGGTCCGATGTGCCGGAATCCATTCGATTTATTACCCATGCTCAGGGTATTGGCGGGCAAGAATGCCAGCATGCTTAAATTAGATGATAAAGtcgatatttcaaaaatcaag TTCTATTACATGGAAGACGATGGTGGGCAGTTGCTTGTTTCTCCGGTAGAACCTGAGATAAAAGAAGGTCTGAAACGAGTAGTTGATTATCTTGAAAGAGTTCATAATGTTAAGGCAAAGAAAGTTAACataaaaaagttcaaaaagAGTATAGAATTATGGTTGGCAAATATGAGTGCAAAAGATGGGAAGGGTTTTGCATGGGAATTGTCCAACAGAACGGGAGATCTAAACATATGGTGGAAGTTTGCACAATGGTTCACCTTTATGGGTCACCACACATTAATAGCCTTGATTACTGTATTAGTCGAAAGTTTTGGAATCAAGTATGGAACTGAGAAACACGTGAAACTTATTCAAGAGAGTAGAGATCTCATCTTGGAATTCAAg GACATGTTGGGTGATGATGGTGTTTTTCTATACCCAACTCATCCTACAGCAGCTCCAATGCATCATGAACCTCTAATAAagcctttcaatttttcctataCTGCTATAATTAACATAATGGGTTTACCCGCAACCGCTTGCCCATTAGGACTCAATAAAGAAGGCCTTCCTATCGGCATACAG GTCATCGGTGGACTATATCAAGACCATTTAACACTTGCCGTCGCGGAAGAACTTGGACGCGCATTTGGGGGTTGGATCCCTCCGCCGCTTATTGAAAATGGGAAAACTATTCAAGTTCCGACGAACATAGCATTATACACGTAG
- the LOC105692686 gene encoding sentrin-specific protease 8 produces MSKNIRNENKIALSYHDSLLRESDVQLLRGPHWINDNIIGFYFEYLDKKTKDSKHSKNLLFASPELTQLLKLTQSSDWEALLDPINAKSSSFIFFPLNNCDSRESGGGTHWSLLVYSQVENKCFHFDSCQGLNAAAAKNFTQKTLDYFCTKGSDSYHEINCPQQDNGYDCGLYVLCFTDSIVEHTMQQSKMNNCQFRNVGVLVNDKRKNLLEMISYLKKHTSDSDQ; encoded by the coding sequence ATGTCTAAGAATATtcgcaatgaaaataaaattgcttTAAGCTATCACGATAGCCTTCTCAGAGAATCTGATGTGCAACTTTTGAGAGGGCCACATTGGATCAATGACAACATCATTGGATTTTATTTCGAGTACCTGGATAAGAAAACTAAGGATTCTAAACACTCGAAGAATTTATTATTCGCTAGTCCTGAATTAACACAGTTGCTCAAACTAACACAATCTTCAGACTGGGAGGCTCTGTTAGATCCTATAAATGCCAAGTCAAgctctttcatatttttcccacTAAATAATTGTGATAGTAGGGAAAGTGGGGGTGGTACTCACTGGAGTTTGCTCGTGTATTCGCAGGTAGAAAACAAGTGCTTCCATTTTGACTCATGCCAGGGTTTAAATGCTGCTGCagccaaaaattttacacaaaaGACATTAGATTATTTTTGCACTAAAGGGTCAGACAGCTATCACGAAATAAATTGTCCACAGCAAGATAACGGGTATGATTGTGGTTTGTATGTTCTTTGTTTCACAGACTCAATTGTTGAACATACCATGCAACaatcgaaaatgaataattgccAATTCCGAAATGTTGGAGTTTTGGTCaatgataaacgaaaaaacttaCTGGAAATGATCagttatttaaaaaaacataCTTCGGATTCTgatcaataa